AAGTGGAGtgtaagaagaaaaagaagatctATTTGTATAGTAATTGTGAGGGTGGAGTTGCAGCATATGCATGCCTTGCAACCTTTGATGACTCTTTTTGAAACCTTGCAAGCTGAGAGTGAGAGGAGCTATTACTGATTCTATGGTGCCGACTTTGTGGACTATTAACATTAGAATTTGGCTTCTCATATGTTATGAAAGCATCACCGGCAACTCTAACTGCTTTATGGCTCTTGCAGCCACCCAAAAGCATGCCGTGGCTGCGCCGCCTCTGTGTCTCCCTTCTTGAAGATGATGCTGCCACCGGCACTCTTATTGGACTCCTTACAGTTACCTCAGACATCTGCTCGTCGCAATCTGACATCACGGCGGCGCTTGCAGTGACCACACTCCATTCTATGCTTGCTTCACTTGGTGCATAGCCTGTGGGGCTTCCACACCCTGATGTTGCTTGTCTTGCAAGAAATGAATTATTGCCTTTGATGCTTTCAATCTCAAACAGATCTGAGCTTGCATCGCTTGCAGCATCATTGAAGTTTGAACCTGAATTAGCACCCAAATGATTATGCTTGTGATGATCAATAATATCTTCCATTCTTTTTGGGATTCTTAGTTTCTTGTCAAAGCTTGAGGACTTGCTCTTGTGACTCAGAATTGGAGAACCAAACACTGCAAGTGATTTTCTtggctcctcttcttcttctccttcttctccttcttcttgtGCTTGTGATGATTGGATTTGCATTTTCACAAAATGATTTCCCAAACCAGAAGAAGAACTCACAGGTGAAAATGGGAAATCTTTGTTCAATCCAACACCAATGAACTTCTCAACTGGCTTTGAGATTTTAGGTGAATGAGTATCAGAATCTGCACCAGAATTTAAGATCTTTCTTGGTACTGTTTTTCCAAGATAAACATCATAGATAGCCGTTTTGCTGAAGCTGATTTCGCCTGCATGATCATTGATCTCAACAGAATTCTTGTCGGAACAAGAACATTTGATGCCAATACCAGCAAGAAAACTCTTTGCCAGTGCCTTGTTGTTGttcatgttcttgttcttgttgttccTTTGAGAGTTCCTCATCATCATAGCACTGTGTAAGAGTGCACTTTGGCTGTTACATGTTGATTCAGAGCGAATACTCGGAGTTCCATAAGATTCTTGAGCTATTTGATGGTGATCTCTGTGTTGGTGCAAGTACTTTGAAGTAGCTATGCTTGAAGAAGCTACTGATGAGGAATCAACCTCACCATCATTGAAGTATTTTTCTGCACCGAATACTCCGATTTCGCcgtcttcctccttcttcttttcacCATGGTGGTGCTGAAATGAATCCCTTCTGATAAAGGGACTAAGTTTTTGGCTTGTTCCTTGGTTCTTGTTTAAGTATGGAGAGAAAATTGCATCATCAGAGTTGAAGTTTTGCAACTTAGTATTATAGAGGTTGGTCTTAGAAGTGGATGATATGGTACTAACCATTGTTATAGAATTATTTGAAGGAAATCAAATCAAAGTTGTTAAGtgacaaaaagataaaaatgatgaagaacaaagaattaGAGGGGaaagtaaataaaaatgatGAAGACAAAGACCCTGCAATACTGGGGAAAAGTAGAAGAGCTGATTTTGTGAGTGGTgtgggaaaaagaaagaaaaattaacaaaaaaagggTGCAAAGGAAGATAGTGGAGAAGAAAATGGTTGCACTAGGGAACTTAAAAAGGAAGGGTTCAATCTTCAATGGCTCCATGGGTGTTTAGAGTAGCTCTATATGTAGGCTTTAGCAGATTTTGCAAAATCTAAAGTAGGTAGGGACATTGTGCTTGTAGCTTAATTGACACTTACCGGTAGCTTTTCATCACAAAACTTTCTTGAATTTAGATAAGTAACGTTTCTTTTTTTATGGTGTGAACCACATGTATATTTTACAAGAGGTaatattatgtttgatttaagAACATTCACTGCAAGTATAAGTAGACTCTGCTACTTTATTTCAAACTAAGTCACTAAAATAGTTTAATAAGGACCGGTAGAAACTCACGTACAGTTGTTTTTATGCGAAGTTAATAGTTAAAActattaaatgataatttagtcaaatatatcaaataatttaacGGTTTTCAACTATTAACTTCACATAAAAACAACTGTACGTGAATTTTCACCTAAAGAATTTGAATTGCATATGTTAAGATCAGGAGTTCATCAAATGCTGTTGAAAAGTTAAATATGATAAAAACTTGAGCTGCCAAAGTTAGGAGCTCTAAATTTGTTATAGGTGAAGCTCTCCATGATTGGTCCCTTTTCAGGAGAAAGGATGATAGATACTAGAGAGGAATGTGTTCCATATCCACTTTGCATTGAGATGATTTGTGAGTAGTCCCATCGCTATCACTTTAAAACATGGCTCTCTACCCTTTTTTCTTGGTTGGTTGGATTATAATTAACCAAATGAATGCTCCATTCTAGTTTACCACAtcttaaaaaattgtatatatatatatccaccTTAAAGTAGACCAAATTAATCAAAGAATGGTAGTTAGATAACTGTGCTGTACAGTGAAGGGAAGGGACACAATGGAACCAGTTGGTATTACTAGAATGAAGCTAATGCAATTGTAATGTTGTGTTATGAGGATGCTGGTTTAATTTTAGAATATGGACAAAGTTTGAGGATGCAAGACCTTAcacatttattatttattattttgttatttgtagTGGCAAGACCACAAGATCTCAATCCGTGACATGAATGTCCTACCTCGTTTATTTCATTCAGTGATATGATGTCCACCCAAAATTGACACTTGAGACAGTAAAAACAAAAGCAGGCACCTTCAATGCCGctgataccttgccaccaattgACATTTCAACTAAACCAAACCATACATTATTGAGAAAACTTTAAACGCCTCctgataattattttaaaagagaatGAGGCTCGtagtaaaaaaagaatttttttttatctttgataTCTATTTTTTGTGAGATTAATTAGCctatttatcaatatttttttatattaacaaaattaatctaCATGGTATGTTAACGGTTGATTTATCATTAAAAGCTAATTataaattgacaaaaaaaaattttatagagAATCTCGttgtcttttaaaaataattatcagggtcgttttgtttttttttttatgtttttgttactttttcaaatatattagttaaatttattttgtaaacTTAAAAAgtattagtaatttttaaattgtttttacttataaaaattaaataaaaaatatgttagtAAATAATGTGTTATAAAAGTAtgttctaaaaaaaatcattaataaaaaattaattaatctcccaaaattaaatatcaagAACCAAAATAAGTATCGTCTTTATTAAATAGCTCGtagttcttcaaaaaaaaattatgagaagtCGGGATGGTATTCACTCTGCATTATTAGAAAAAGGAGATGCTTGCGGATACTAAATGAATTCAATTAACACTCATCCGATATCTAAACAAATTAGGTCTCCGTAATGGACATGTCATAGTTGCAATTCTAACGAGTTAGATGTAATAATGTACATTTATTTGTTAGTTaacatcattttcaatcataaCTAAGATATCCGTATGTATTTTAATACATGGATcaacataaaatataattttcacatGAACCATATTAGTTAGACATGTAAAATAGACAACCAGATTGTTTGGAATAATGGCATATGAACTGTATCTAAAATATCtagatatttttaatgaaaattaacaaacaagaaagaaagcaaATGGCGTTGCACGCCGTATAACCACTGAATCTGGACTAGACATTTAAGATTTAAGCAAAGATTAGATTTCAGTGGTCAATTCATACCTCTgaatataacataaaaacaaaatcataatTCGACTTGAgagtattattatattattttactgTAAGTTTTGTAACCTTGCACCAATACCAACTTAATGAAGAAAATTTATCACTAATAGTCTAATACACTGCATCAAACTAAAGTTCCAAAACAAATGTAACCTTTTTTTTCCCAAACATATAATAACGACAaaactattaaattaaaagaagacacatctttgtttttttaatgTAACATTGTACAAGATAAGCAACTTCTACCAAAAAATTCCCGAGATTCCAGGGAGCATAAACATTGAACTTCAGCTTCCTTGATAAATTCACTGCATTTAGCTAAGTGACAATTGTGCATGTAACTCTTCTAATAGTCCCTTTTAGCTTCATAACAAAGCCACTGTCAAAGGCTTCAGTTCAAACAGAAAGGTGCTGGAAGCCTAAGGGCACGCTTGTAATTTAACTTGGTCTTCAGTGATTATTGTGTAGAAGTGGAATTTCCATCAACAACCCAATACTGCTTTACAGCAATTAGTATCTTCTCAGGAACAAGAGGACCATCTTCATGGTCAACCATTTTGGTATCCCATCTCATTCCTGCAACTATTTTCTTTACCTTTATTAAGGTATCGACTTCATCGCGGAATATGACGGCGCCTTCCGGCCGCAAGATCCGGTCCATCTCCAGAAGAATGTCTTCTGCATTACATCTGCATTTCATCAAACGCATATGCTTGAGGCTTACGAATGGACGCAAAAAGAGGAAAATTCAGAACCAAGTAATTGATCAAAACATTCAGAAAACTCTGTTTTTTGAACCTTATGATCAAGAGTCATCTTTGAAGGTCATATAAGGAAAACTATAATTGCATAAGAAGATGCAGGAGAGGATTTAGAATTGAATTAGACAATTAGTTGAATAGTGGTTTGCCAAACAAACACTTACTTATCCTTGTACAGACTAAAGAGGCCATTGGCATGAATGAGATCATATGTCCTTGGATATGTTGAAAAGGCTTCACACCTGAATTTGcaaaaatacaaacataaataaGGAATTCAACTAATAGTACAAGAGTCGTACAGCTACATCATATATTTCAACATTAAACGAAAAGATGCCATAAATATAACCCGAGAAAGAAGCTAGAAAGCGATACCAATCATGATAAATGCCAATCAAGCCGCGCTCATATATGACCCCCAGGGTACTTTTCTCAGCTGTGGTAGGCACAACGTTCATGACCCATAACTTGGGAGATTGAATAGCTGCAGCAAAACTACCCAACCCAGCATTCATATCCATAATGTTTCGATATCTTCCGGTATCCAACAGTCTATTAATTTTCTTGTAGGCATTTACATGTTTTTTCCACTTTTGGTTATCATCTTGGTATGTCTCGGAAGAAACTCCAGGTACCAAGCCACTAGCAATTCTAGGGGGAATGGCATATAACCTGCTCGGAAATGGTTTAAGATCTCCAGCTGAAACTTTAGGACTTGGGGTAACGCAGGCCTCCATTTTCTTGTACctaaagcaacaaaataaagtcATTCCACGTTAGCAAACCAGTTCTTCCTAAACAAAGTTATTTGTTAACAATATTCTGGATTTACTCCAGAAATATTTGATATATGAGGTAATCGCCAATgacaaatttgaaaattaacaaGGTAAGCAGTTCCAGAATATTTTCAAGCATTTCCGTAGTTATACATGAAGAAGACATAATCAAGCTGAGATTTAATGGATAGTAGAAATACTACAAGAGATACTAATATTGCATTATTAAACTGCAAACTACAAATAAACAGAACATACCAGACATCATCAGTATCTGAAGATTCACAAAAATTTACACCGGCATCTTCTTGTTTGCGTCGACATGACTCAGAATCCATAGTCTTTTGCCAAACAGCAATCTCAGCCCTCTCAGACCTCTTCACCCAGCAAAGTTTCTTAGCAATCTCTTCAATCTTGTTTTGTTCATCCTCAAGGTCCTCCTTTGGTCTCTGCCAGGCTTTGTAATTAACCCTGTAATTGATTGGAGGGCCCGAAAGCACCCAGTAACCGCCAGGTCTTAGGACTCGATCAACTTCCATCATATATATTCCACCTGTAAACATAATGCAACTTTAAACTGCTGCTGTCGCAAGTAATACAATATAAattgtcaaattaaaaaaaaaaaagcatgatCACAATAGTTTGGAAATTGTGTTTCGAATCTGTATGAACTAATTCATAGACAAGATGATAGTGTTAATCGGGAAGTTCTCACCATTTGCTCCCCAAGGAATCAAACAGCGAGAACAGTGAGCCATGTCAAAGGCTCGAGATGGATAAGGCAACTTTATGGTTCCCAAAACACCAATTACAGCAGGTACACCCCTTTCAAGAGCAAATTGAACTTGTGCTTCATGAGAATCCCTTGGTGCAAATGACATGGCAATAACATTTCTGCTCCAAAGATACGCACCCCAACTTGCAACCTGAGCAAAGAAACCCAAAGTAAGAATTCAAAgttaaaacaaatataaaaaatgtatcCAAATTTTGTGTGTAATAATGGTAAAGGAGGTGCCAATGATAAACATACCCCACAACCAGTATCTAGCGCAGTCCTCACTGTCCCATTAGCTATAGGTATCACAGATGCAAGTTGATCAATATATTTATCAGCGCCTTGAGGAAACTGGGTTCCACCACCAGGGAATCTGAACACATTTCCCTCATATTGGATCCAATTCTGAATAGCCTTCTCAACTGTAAGACTCTTGTACGGAGCATTTGCATATGGAACATAATCACGACTCTTTGGCCATGGAAACGGAGTAACATACCCCTTGGGCGCTGGAATCAAACAATGCAGCTTCTCTTCTTCACGTGGGCAATGTCTCTCTCGATAGATCATGTTCTCTCTAGGGAAGGTCATTGCTCGCCGTTGATCTTGGCAGGGGGTATAATCAGTATATTTTGCTTTGCATGGTTGAAACACCTTAGGTTTCGAATCAGCTTCATCAAGTTTGCTAAGTTCTCCACTATGGTGGGAGTCAAAACTTAAATTTGGTACTATCTCACATTCTGTATTACTCTTGGTAATCTGCAATGCTATGCTATCACCCTTTCCAAAACCGCTTCTCTGCCACGCTCCCAATATATAGAAGAAACAGCAGAGACCAACTACTATAAAGATCTGCACAGTGCTTCTAGTCCTGCCATCAGCTGAACTTGGTTTCGCCATGTAGAACCTGAAAATGATCACTTTCCAATTCAGAACTAAGAAATGTGATGCTGAATTCTCAAAGACTATGTACCACTACATCTACTCAAGATGTAGAAAACCTGATAAGTCCAAATCCAGACACTTGCTCCAATGAACATAGCTAAAGAATAGCAAGTTccaaaaatatcaatattttaatatcTATCCAACTCCTTATCAATGATCAACACCAATCACCTGCAATAATCTATAGCATACATCGATATAAAAGATTTTCATAACTGACACAAATCATGACAATTTAGTCTCAACCACCGTCATAAGGAGCAATCATTAGTTAGTTTGCAACACATATTGTCAAAAATAGATAAGGTGAAGCTAGCTTCAGATCTACTCAACAGTGTAGAGCTTAAGTAAGTTCTATGTCAAGAAAAGTTAGAATACTTCTTCTATACCACCCAAAACAACACAATCTTTAATCTTCTTTAGGATTTAGAAAATGaagtatgcaaaaaaaaaaataaaaaatacaaactgAGATAGTAATTGAAGAGAACCAAACAAAACTTTGAACACCCACTTATGAAGAAAGCATGCAATATTGCAAAAAGGAGCAAATTCAGAGCTGTAATGAATACCCACGAAAGCTAATTACACAAAAGCAACTCAAAGCACATAAAAAACTGAACTTTAGATACGAGGAGGGAAGCGGAAAACATAAGAAGAATAATAAGGAAGGAAGAGAATTTAATGATGGGAATGGAAAGTCGAGATCTCTTACCGATCATATAATAATGGGTTCAGCAATGGTGGAAGGATCTGCGATACCCCAATAACAAGTATTGGAAGAAATACTGAAAATTTGGGAACTTTATTATCTGATATTTATTTCTGAGCAACCCAGCAATGATTTCTGTGCGTGGCTGCACACCACACAGTGTAATGTGTTGTAGATCCGGTTGGAGAATGAGTGAGAGACTCTAGTCAATTGTAGGTATAAAAGCAAGTAGCTTTGGGACTTAATCACAATAAATAGgaaggagagaaagaaaaagtggGAAAATAACGGGAAACAGCTATGTTAATCTCTGTGTTCTGCCACTGAACCACACTGTTTACGCTTTTTCCAGATTTACAGTGATTGGTATGAGTATGACTATGTATGATACGATATGATTAGTTTATGAATGAATTACAATTACAATTAGAATTTTGAATAAACAGAAAAAGACGCTGTGTGTACCGAATTCCCCCTCTATCCTCTATTTTCTGttattcttgttaaaattgTTGTCTTCCAGTATATGCTAATTCAGGATTTATTACAATATTACTcctatcttttcttatcttttcttttcttttctttcttttgttataTATACTTAGGTCAAATTGTTCTCACAAAAACGTGTTTTTTCGCCAATAATTCAGGTTCTTGAAATTTTAGCACACCCCTCTCGTTATTATGTCAATAGCCTAATACTAATACcttcattaataaataaaagaaaattagttttattttgtgtaAAAGTAggaaaaccctaatccctagtGATTAACCTAACGTGGATCTAATAAGGATATTCAGTTTTGTAAAATGTTTAAAAGAGCGATAGTTTTTCTTATAAAATATCAAAGTCTCACATCAGGATGTATAATTAAGTATAGATGATGATTGTGAAATGGAGGTAGGGCTCATGTACTTCAAGACCCTTCAGTTTTCTTTATTATATTGGGCCAACATAGATTTTTCATGTATAAGATTAATTAAATGTGCACGCGTTTACTCCACCGCCTTGGAATTgtgttttccaaactcatcaaagtCAATTTGtcttagttgtcaagtttttttaaagttattaaacactaatattttaattacttttggattaaaatttttataataacaaaaagtttagtgactaaattttttatgttttcattttattgatctctttatttaaatatttttattaaatatatatgagCTCAAGTTGTGCatgttttttaagttttgatTTTGGCTCAAGAGGTTCAAAGGCTCTGTTTGTTTGAACATTTTTATTGACATTGGGGATGCCATTTGTTAATTAACTGATTAATCCAATACACAACTAAAGATTATCCTTCTGTGTGTATGACATGAAGATGAACTAATAGACTGATAGACATCCTATGATTGAGATAATCTAAttctttaaatatatatatttgacattttcaaaatttttgtaatttaaaatatttaaatgttattcttttaaaattaattattcaaatgtattttttataatattataatcgCTATAGAATGAgggataaaataacaaattagtTACCaccttaacaaaaaaaatagtatttggataattaatttttcaaaaatgacattttgataaaataatttttgaaaaagttgatagattcatttttttcttttttataaaaaaacaaaccTTCATGGGCTTAGGATACCGACAGGGAGGACAGTAGGAACATCGTGCGGAGCGGAACTGCAGATAGAAGTGATAATATTTAGATGTGAAGACAAAACAAAATCACAAGTGTGTTGTTCTGTTATTTCTCTATATAATTTTTGGTGAAGACGGAATGAATCGGATTTGTTCCAAATCTTAGGCTAATTTTTGTTGCCTAAAtactcataaaaaatataatatttattgattatatatattttttaattatctaataataTTGAANNNNNNNNNNNNNNNNNNNNNNNNNNNNNNNNNNNNNNNNNNNNNNNNNNNNNNNNNNNNNNNNNNNNNNNNNNNNNNNNNNNNNNNNNNNNNNNNNNNNNNNNNNNNNNNNNNNNNNNNNNNNNNNNNNNNNNNNNNNNNNNNNNNNNNNNNNNNNNNNNNNNNNNNNNNNNNNNNNNNNNNNNNNNNNNNNNNNNNNNTTATAAAAAattctctttcattttcttccctatcttaaatattttaattttaaattttaaattttaaatttttattcattgtttatatttttattttaatatcaaatataatatttctattAACAGTTTTTTACAATTTATTGTCCAATAATTATATGCTCTCCATTAATTATATAAtcg
The genomic region above belongs to Arachis duranensis cultivar V14167 chromosome 3, aradu.V14167.gnm2.J7QH, whole genome shotgun sequence and contains:
- the LOC107481087 gene encoding protein PHYTOCHROME KINASE SUBSTRATE 1-like; the protein is MVSTISSTSKTNLYNTKLQNFNSDDAIFSPYLNKNQGTSQKLSPFIRRDSFQHHHGEKKKEEDGEIGVFGAEKYFNDGEVDSSSVASSSIATSKYLHQHRDHHQIAQESYGTPSIRSESTCNSQSALLHSAMMMRNSQRNNKNKNMNNNKALAKSFLAGIGIKCSCSDKNSVEINDHAGEISFSKTAIYDVYLGKTVPRKILNSGADSDTHSPKISKPVEKFIGVGLNKDFPFSPVSSSSGLGNHFVKMQIQSSQAQEEGEEGEEEEEPRKSLAVFGSPILSHKSKSSSFDKKLRIPKRMEDIIDHHKHNHLGANSGSNFNDAASDASSDLFEIESIKGNNSFLARQATSGCGSPTGYAPSEASIEWSVVTASAAVMSDCDEQMSEVTVRSPIRVPVAASSSRRETQRRRSHGMLLGGCKSHKAVRVAGDAFITYEKPNSNVNSPQSRHHRISNSSSHSQLARFQKESSKVARHAYAATPPSQLLYK
- the LOC107481222 gene encoding probable methyltransferase PMT2, with product MAKPSSADGRTRSTVQIFIVVGLCCFFYILGAWQRSGFGKGDSIALQITKSNTECEIVPNLSFDSHHSGELSKLDEADSKPKVFQPCKAKYTDYTPCQDQRRAMTFPRENMIYRERHCPREEEKLHCLIPAPKGYVTPFPWPKSRDYVPYANAPYKSLTVEKAIQNWIQYEGNVFRFPGGGTQFPQGADKYIDQLASVIPIANGTVRTALDTGCGVASWGAYLWSRNVIAMSFAPRDSHEAQVQFALERGVPAVIGVLGTIKLPYPSRAFDMAHCSRCLIPWGANGGIYMMEVDRVLRPGGYWVLSGPPINYRVNYKAWQRPKEDLEDEQNKIEEIAKKLCWVKRSERAEIAVWQKTMDSESCRRKQEDAGVNFCESSDTDDVWYKKMEACVTPSPKVSAGDLKPFPSRLYAIPPRIASGLVPGVSSETYQDDNQKWKKHVNAYKKINRLLDTGRYRNIMDMNAGLGSFAAAIQSPKLWVMNVVPTTAEKSTLGVIYERGLIGIYHDWCEAFSTYPRTYDLIHANGLFSLYKDKCNAEDILLEMDRILRPEGAVIFRDEVDTLIKVKKIVAGMRWDTKMVDHEDGPLVPEKILIAVKQYWVVDGNSTSTQ